The following are from one region of the Myxococcota bacterium genome:
- a CDS encoding GspE/PulE family protein: MSQERPRNETPQPPPAAAPAQASSASVQRGAMRPALGLDETLELLVQHGLVEEPQAREIESRATTLRSGVLKEKVGSVRSQAAARYDVSPSEIIDAARLPHPDPKQGRLDEDAIAQVLAKAAQTPYWKIDPLKVDNDLVAKTLSRPFARRHVVIPIAREKDAIVLAVTDPFDTTLRDSLEQLIQAPLRYVVSSKADIIAIIDRVYGFRSKVNQAEQHLGSGGAGGALVQLVELRSNAELAATQNDEHVIAAVDYLLNYAFEQRASDIHLEPRAEDAVIRFRIDGILHDIENLPLPVHGAVTSRVKVLAGMNIAERRRSQDGRIKTSRAEREVELRVSSMATAFGEKIVIRVFDPSILMTDLQDLGFDAEERERFEKWITCPNGLILVTGPTGSGKTTSLYSTLRYLSGPEINITTVEDPIEMVDPRFCQVQVNSQIDISFSNALRTILRQDPDIIMVGEIRDADTAAMAVQAALTGHLVFSTLHTRNAAGAVTRLIELGVEPFLLSSVLRGVVAQRLIRRICDRCAVEGTLNPDQVAALGIKVPVERRERLVVRWGEGCVECRHTGLYGRTGVFEMLDVGRRVRGLINEGKDANEIDRAARIEGMNNLREVALRKLADGLTTYEEVARVTVDTE; this comes from the coding sequence ATGTCCCAAGAGCGCCCTCGGAACGAAACGCCGCAGCCCCCCCCGGCCGCCGCTCCGGCTCAGGCCAGCAGCGCCTCGGTCCAGCGCGGCGCCATGCGCCCGGCCCTCGGCCTCGACGAAACCCTCGAGCTGTTGGTGCAGCACGGGCTCGTCGAAGAACCCCAGGCCCGCGAGATCGAGTCGCGCGCCACCACCCTGCGCAGCGGCGTGCTCAAGGAGAAGGTCGGTTCGGTCCGCTCCCAGGCGGCCGCACGCTACGACGTCTCGCCCTCCGAGATCATCGACGCAGCCCGCCTGCCCCACCCCGACCCGAAGCAGGGACGCCTCGACGAAGACGCCATCGCCCAGGTGCTCGCCAAGGCGGCCCAGACCCCGTACTGGAAGATCGACCCCCTGAAGGTCGACAACGATCTCGTCGCGAAGACCCTCTCGCGTCCGTTCGCACGGCGTCATGTCGTGATCCCGATCGCCCGCGAGAAGGACGCGATCGTCCTCGCGGTCACCGACCCCTTCGACACCACCCTGCGCGACTCACTCGAACAGCTGATCCAGGCACCGCTCCGCTACGTCGTCTCGTCGAAGGCCGACATCATCGCGATCATCGATCGCGTCTACGGCTTCCGCTCGAAGGTGAACCAGGCCGAGCAGCACCTGGGATCCGGCGGTGCCGGGGGCGCCCTCGTCCAGCTGGTCGAGCTGCGCAGCAACGCCGAGCTGGCCGCCACCCAGAACGACGAGCACGTCATCGCGGCCGTCGACTACCTGCTGAACTACGCGTTCGAGCAGCGCGCCTCGGACATCCACCTCGAGCCGCGTGCCGAAGACGCGGTGATCCGCTTCCGCATCGACGGCATCCTCCACGACATCGAGAACCTGCCCCTGCCCGTGCACGGGGCCGTCACCTCGCGCGTAAAGGTGCTCGCCGGCATGAACATCGCCGAGCGGCGCCGCTCCCAGGACGGCCGCATCAAGACGTCGCGCGCCGAGCGCGAGGTCGAGCTCCGCGTCTCGAGCATGGCCACCGCCTTCGGCGAGAAGATCGTGATCCGGGTCTTCGACCCGAGCATCCTGATGACCGACCTCCAGGACCTCGGCTTCGACGCCGAGGAGCGGGAACGCTTCGAGAAATGGATCACCTGCCCGAACGGCCTGATCCTGGTCACCGGCCCCACGGGCTCTGGTAAGACGACGAGTCTCTACTCGACTCTCCGTTACCTCTCGGGCCCCGAGATCAACATCACCACCGTGGAAGATCCGATCGAGATGGTCGACCCGCGCTTCTGTCAGGTGCAGGTCAACTCACAGATCGACATCAGCTTCTCGAACGCCCTGCGCACGATCCTCCGTCAGGACCCGGACATCATCATGGTGGGCGAGATCCGTGACGCCGACACCGCCGCGATGGCCGTGCAGGCCGCGCTCACCGGCCACCTCGTCTTCTCGACCCTCCACACGCGGAACGCCGCCGGCGCCGTCACGCGCCTGATCGAGCTCGGGGTCGAACCCTTCCTGCTGTCGAGCGTCCTGCGCGGCGTCGTCGCTCAGCGCCTGATCCGGCGCATCTGCGATCGCTGCGCGGTGGAAGGCACGCTCAACCCCGACCAGGTCGCTGCCCTGGGGATCAAGGTGCCCGTGGAGCGCCGTGAGCGCCTGGTCGTGCGCTGGGGCGAAGGCTGCGTCGAGTGCCGCCACACGGGCCTCTACGGCCGGACAGGCGTCTTCGAGATGCTCGACGTCGGGCGTCGCGTGCGTGGCCTGATCAACGAAGGCAAGGACGCGAACGAGATCGATCGCGCGGCCCGCATCGAGGGCATGAACAACCTCCGCGAGGTGGCACTCCGCAAGCTCGCCGACGGACTGACCACCTACGAAGAGGTGGCGCGCGTGACGGTCGACACGGAATGA
- a CDS encoding DNA-3-methyladenine glycosylase 2 family protein has product MPTEPLDDAGRARARRALMRRDPKLGAVMREVGACAMEVRGDPYRALVRSVIFQQLAGAAARAIDGRVRKPYRGRYPAPARLLEAPDRQLREAGLSRQKIAAVRAVASAFADGTLSNRRLRRMDDDDVVAAVTQVRGIGEWTAHMLLMFSLGRPDVLPVGDYGVRKGAMELYGLSELPKPKELTALAEPWRPYRSVASWYLWRVADTITPGS; this is encoded by the coding sequence GTGCCGACCGAGCCCCTCGACGACGCCGGGCGCGCCCGCGCGCGCCGCGCCCTGATGCGCCGCGACCCGAAGCTCGGTGCCGTGATGCGCGAGGTGGGCGCGTGCGCCATGGAAGTGCGGGGCGACCCCTACCGGGCGCTGGTGCGCTCGGTGATCTTCCAGCAGCTGGCGGGCGCCGCGGCCCGCGCGATCGACGGGCGTGTGCGCAAACCCTACCGCGGGCGCTACCCCGCGCCGGCGCGGCTGCTCGAGGCCCCCGATCGTCAGCTGCGCGAGGCAGGCCTCTCGCGCCAGAAGATCGCCGCCGTTCGCGCGGTGGCCAGCGCCTTCGCCGACGGCACGCTCAGCAACCGGCGCCTGCGGCGCATGGACGACGACGACGTGGTGGCGGCGGTGACCCAGGTGCGGGGCATCGGCGAGTGGACCGCCCACATGCTGCTGATGTTCTCGCTCGGCCGCCCCGACGTGCTGCCCGTCGGTGACTACGGCGTCCGCAAGGGCGCGATGGAGCTCTACGGCCTCTCCGAGCTGCCCAAGCCGAAGGAGCTCACCGCCCTCGCCGAGCCCTGGCGCCCCTACCGCTCGGTGGCGTCCTGGTACCTCTGGCGGGTGGCCGACACGATCACGCCGGGGAGCTGA
- a CDS encoding PEP-CTERM sorting domain-containing protein, translated as MPSPRPATRTPIRRDPRPWMLCLLASLTLAGAPASAAPITLSWSGVIDVVNDPNGVLDPAVTLGAAFTAELVFDPDTAVVSDTRTTSTVYATSPAPEFSVSIGGTTFTRTWDGIVIGNDDSGQNDFWGSLIEIDPFPATYLTIEYQDATSTTLSDTDFFVPSDSDFSGWTEVAIGIFYRGADDAEAFGTVFAVPEPGTAALLLLGLALLPRRRR; from the coding sequence ATGCCGTCGCCCAGACCTGCGACCCGAACGCCGATCCGACGTGACCCGCGCCCGTGGATGCTCTGCCTGCTCGCCAGCCTGACCCTGGCGGGCGCCCCGGCGAGCGCTGCCCCGATCACGCTCTCGTGGTCGGGCGTGATCGACGTGGTGAACGACCCGAACGGTGTGCTCGACCCGGCCGTGACCCTGGGTGCCGCGTTCACGGCCGAGCTGGTCTTCGACCCGGACACCGCGGTCGTGTCGGACACGCGCACGACGTCCACCGTCTACGCCACGAGTCCCGCGCCCGAGTTCAGCGTCTCGATCGGCGGGACGACGTTCACCCGGACGTGGGACGGGATCGTGATCGGGAACGACGACTCGGGGCAGAACGACTTCTGGGGCAGCTTGATCGAAATCGACCCGTTCCCAGCCACGTATCTCACCATCGAGTACCAGGACGCAACGTCGACGACGCTCTCGGACACGGACTTCTTCGTCCCGTCCGACTCCGACTTCTCCGGCTGGACCGAAGTGGCCATCGGCATCTTCTACCGAGGCGCGGACGACGCGGAGGCGTTCGGCACCGTCTTCGCCGTCCCCGAGCCCGGCACCGCCGCACTCCTCCTGCTCGGCCTGGCTTTGCTACCGCGGAGGCGGCGGTAG
- a CDS encoding SpvB/TcaC N-terminal domain-containing protein, translating into MPAPGDAGPVDSTVDANTGAARVQIPIEVPPGTAGHQPSLSLVYSSHAGDGLLGVGWRLLLGAPAEIRCAIRFGRPDYANCPQYEIDGELLQGPDADGHYHTFVESFQRFRIVNDAGVADRAWEVTGLDGTRFLYGLDANARVHDTTHPAQPIAAWHLSEIRDVHGNAIVFRYDRSELGMAVPQRVSYANGQRRVEFFYDEARTDPQHHFVGGIEMRFSRRMTDVQVSSLVGGAYALHHRLKLGYAPKGEYATNRTRLASVQRFGSSCPMHPASLEGCSALPAQEFDYTDPSDPEFAQAANWQWDDPSAAPLVPPPPSHIYGNVGFVGDNVLADVNGDGLPDRIEAWCIGDAWPCDDSLDVPHNGTGHGSKRAVYLHTGDGWQTTPDPVWTAALQALRYDAPTLTVRLAHGGYGIGGAPYCEATPGSLQAGVSLSQRGRYADDLDTAALAVTPPASATNGYGGAHTIATDTIFRVVDVNGDGFADLVASSRVGGVWKKWDAACAAYLPPAQHAYVDARAQVVFLNNGRDGWAREPSLESGLPAFDAMEISDSESGDYDCQTRSWYGLDVMNADPPNVPGYQVFPWAVCRQWVQFPFAFVELTGDGRVDLLALEPSDPRHLPSWYDDPALYDYNLNPVVTRAWVQELQPDGAYAWRRAPEFDLRDPETGTALHHVHMQHHPTLDWRFSTPPGPHDSNATSMLAWDEGFRFIDVNLDGLTDVVWADPVAAAGFALPDHPSESVGALLNTGSGWCGVTPTAPCADATRFLPPFWISGSATPVEGIPGNAFFETDGFPLHDVNGDGRPDGYDAPGTALDPYLYSPNGSAASVWQVDETGRFDVQGADKAGERDLNGDAAVESAIGWRSQSFLPDLLREMRNGRGGVMRFAYTTPGAQRDAALESAAELDALGPEAKEPPPPGDARRVRFEARPVVAEVTVTGPNRAPATTRYQYARPLWCPKHRSGLGFRLVRRIRADGAEVDAYFHQDHGRAGRLSRQIVREGGAVLHVHEETWELASAAIPGAYTGEGPGATGAAEASRVGRLVEQSSGFEYGTAPGQDPGAVEHVVLTYDDAHGFNFAATRSTRSVTDAVVSTRTPQALTSTQADHWLHGLVQRQVETDPSGTRIYGDVSFGYTPEGRVATEIRVQARRDGALPTPPFAANGFVQHYAYDAVGNLVSETDANGHTMRFCYDGLAPAGSDCPHGVGAGTVRTRTRDAAGEWTLYDPDPVFGVSTGMQSPYRDEPATRAILDDFGRVVAEFATPDGEPEQLLATTHFDDFAMPPTSERTVLVDGAGLGDPIVRFQVSDGFGGTWKSVEEVPAQGGLARYVCTATYVDPAVRSSRQLAPRSSGPDCAGISGATEAPATVTVHDAVGRTLRTETPDGVALARFDATLDSVVAPDGAVVTATVDRVLTKNPKGDVEVRLVDGERVAAVHECHNPPDPTLVSLGGVDCSTPDRTLYGYEAGSPKVVYDPLAGPGYDDPRHRLVYHYDTLGRAVEVEHPDAGTSFSEFDGKGNPLWTRNARQQTRAYQYDVLDRPTLITTPAGEADVTIAYRAGERQSGIESTSSYNKTLFFDGFGRPRQRILFQDGGWLTTDYEYDLTGRVTWSKHGGVPSGTHFVYDKAYLTRVCRERCDSADAVPYLDTVTYDDLGRRRSVAMPGGTRSFAYVEDLLPPPLPAAQTRRLVSDRFTSQHTPYTVELAYLGYDGLGNVTSLAVSSENGELDVASEYAYDHRNRLSAWTRNGTSLAYAYDALGNLVTHAGETQVFGVLPDPPHAVSFRPAETGPGAAAYDYDASGNVSAISQPGKDRHYRFDSANRLVCVGTAVGLCNVLSVHYDRSGNRLKEVAGDVTRRFVDGQLVQEERPGYEREIRVEVMAFGERVAFTDWRGDPPEAWVVQGQRVPPWLPWLPLAVLGGWALWLGVRGGLVLGVVRRPGYATVAGLVAAQLALPLPVWSGGGSAQLPTDRWVISDRIGSGVVVIDENGDRVRHLRFAPYGRLDAEVDLGASGRRHYAGHPQQAETGLTYMRARWQDPQSGGFLSVDPVFRVGDPKRMNGYTYAEGNPLSRVDPTGLEVAPRSRPKHWNTSRGYVGRGGSLLVSVGGGNAGGGFGLFVKSWGTQPAEYAGGGYDGPDRSDGAGRGPAPIEALGSFLGGLVSFLIGDNFGAAWRRSAVDLVNGRFGQSTLGRWLPRTLDSIIGYVRGLEPGDRYWAREGMNGWHAGTNAALTGSLGLVGAPLLLAGGVLHETPLDFKSFAAETRQGMVNHALDSVSDIAANIVGISLGLAVPSTSVAIDLATSIGHKIPGPGEIDPAFGGAGHYAGNPAHAWEWYQ; encoded by the coding sequence ATGCCTGCGCCCGGCGACGCCGGGCCGGTCGACTCGACGGTCGACGCCAACACCGGGGCCGCTCGCGTGCAGATCCCGATCGAGGTGCCGCCGGGAACGGCCGGGCATCAGCCCAGCCTGAGCCTCGTGTACTCGAGTCACGCCGGGGACGGTCTCCTGGGGGTCGGCTGGCGGCTGTTGCTCGGCGCACCGGCCGAGATCCGCTGCGCGATCCGCTTCGGGCGGCCCGACTACGCGAACTGCCCGCAGTACGAGATCGACGGCGAGCTCTTGCAGGGGCCCGACGCCGACGGCCACTACCACACCTTCGTCGAGTCGTTCCAGCGCTTCCGCATCGTGAACGACGCGGGCGTCGCCGATCGCGCCTGGGAGGTCACTGGCCTCGACGGCACCCGATTCCTCTACGGCCTCGACGCGAACGCGCGGGTCCACGACACGACCCATCCGGCCCAACCGATCGCGGCCTGGCACCTGTCCGAGATCCGCGACGTGCACGGCAACGCCATCGTCTTCCGCTACGACCGCAGCGAACTCGGCATGGCGGTTCCGCAGCGCGTGTCGTACGCGAACGGGCAGCGACGCGTGGAGTTCTTCTACGACGAGGCGCGCACCGACCCCCAGCATCACTTCGTGGGCGGCATCGAGATGCGCTTCAGCCGTCGCATGACGGACGTGCAGGTCTCGAGCCTCGTCGGGGGCGCCTACGCCCTGCATCACCGGCTGAAGCTCGGTTACGCGCCCAAAGGGGAGTACGCCACGAACCGCACCCGCCTCGCGTCGGTGCAGCGCTTCGGGAGTAGCTGCCCGATGCACCCCGCCAGCCTGGAAGGGTGCTCCGCGCTGCCGGCCCAGGAGTTCGACTACACGGACCCTTCGGACCCCGAGTTCGCGCAGGCCGCGAACTGGCAATGGGACGACCCGAGCGCGGCGCCGCTGGTGCCCCCGCCGCCCAGCCACATCTACGGGAACGTCGGGTTCGTCGGCGACAACGTGCTGGCCGACGTCAACGGTGACGGCCTGCCCGATCGGATCGAGGCCTGGTGCATCGGCGATGCCTGGCCCTGCGACGACTCCCTCGACGTTCCGCACAACGGCACCGGGCACGGCTCGAAGCGCGCGGTCTACCTCCACACCGGCGACGGCTGGCAGACGACGCCCGACCCGGTCTGGACGGCGGCGTTGCAGGCGCTGCGCTACGACGCACCCACCCTGACCGTGCGTCTCGCGCACGGTGGCTACGGGATCGGCGGTGCGCCGTACTGCGAAGCCACGCCGGGGAGCCTGCAGGCCGGTGTCTCCCTCAGCCAGCGCGGACGCTACGCGGACGATCTCGACACGGCCGCGCTGGCCGTGACCCCGCCGGCGAGTGCGACGAACGGCTACGGCGGTGCCCACACGATCGCCACCGACACGATCTTCCGCGTCGTGGACGTGAACGGGGATGGCTTCGCCGATCTGGTGGCGTCGAGTCGGGTGGGAGGCGTCTGGAAGAAGTGGGATGCCGCCTGCGCGGCCTATCTGCCGCCGGCCCAGCACGCCTACGTCGACGCGCGCGCCCAGGTCGTGTTCCTGAACAACGGGCGCGATGGCTGGGCTCGCGAGCCGTCGCTCGAGAGTGGCCTACCGGCCTTCGACGCGATGGAGATCAGCGACAGCGAGAGCGGCGACTACGACTGCCAGACGCGCTCCTGGTACGGGCTCGACGTGATGAACGCGGACCCGCCGAACGTCCCGGGCTACCAGGTCTTTCCCTGGGCCGTGTGTCGCCAGTGGGTGCAGTTCCCGTTTGCCTTCGTGGAACTCACAGGAGACGGGCGCGTCGACCTGCTCGCCCTCGAACCCAGCGACCCACGCCATCTGCCGTCGTGGTACGACGACCCGGCGCTCTACGACTACAACCTGAATCCGGTCGTCACGCGGGCGTGGGTGCAGGAGCTCCAGCCCGACGGGGCGTACGCCTGGCGGCGGGCGCCCGAGTTCGACCTGCGCGACCCGGAGACCGGGACGGCCCTCCACCACGTGCACATGCAGCACCATCCCACGCTGGACTGGCGCTTCAGCACGCCGCCGGGTCCCCACGATTCGAACGCGACCTCGATGCTGGCCTGGGACGAGGGGTTCCGGTTCATCGACGTGAACCTGGACGGTCTCACCGACGTCGTCTGGGCGGATCCGGTCGCGGCCGCCGGCTTCGCGCTGCCCGACCACCCGAGTGAGTCGGTGGGAGCGCTGTTGAACACCGGCTCGGGATGGTGCGGCGTAACGCCCACCGCGCCCTGCGCCGATGCGACCCGCTTCCTCCCCCCGTTCTGGATCTCGGGCTCGGCGACGCCGGTCGAGGGCATCCCCGGCAACGCCTTCTTCGAGACCGATGGGTTTCCGTTGCACGACGTGAACGGCGACGGTCGGCCCGATGGCTACGACGCGCCCGGGACGGCCCTGGATCCCTACCTCTACTCGCCGAACGGAAGTGCGGCGTCGGTCTGGCAGGTGGACGAGACCGGGCGTTTCGACGTCCAGGGGGCGGACAAGGCCGGGGAACGGGACCTGAACGGGGACGCGGCCGTCGAGTCGGCGATCGGCTGGCGATCCCAGAGTTTCCTTCCCGACCTGCTGCGCGAGATGCGCAACGGCCGCGGCGGCGTCATGCGCTTCGCCTACACGACCCCGGGCGCCCAGCGCGACGCGGCTCTGGAATCGGCTGCCGAGCTCGACGCCCTGGGCCCGGAGGCGAAGGAGCCGCCGCCGCCCGGCGACGCCCGCCGGGTGCGCTTCGAGGCCCGGCCCGTCGTCGCCGAGGTGACGGTGACGGGCCCGAATCGGGCGCCGGCGACGACCCGGTACCAGTACGCCCGTCCCCTGTGGTGCCCGAAGCACCGCTCCGGGTTGGGGTTCCGGCTGGTCCGGCGCATTCGCGCAGACGGCGCCGAGGTCGATGCCTACTTCCACCAGGACCACGGCCGGGCAGGGCGCCTCTCCCGACAGATCGTGCGCGAGGGAGGCGCAGTACTCCATGTACACGAGGAGACCTGGGAGCTGGCGAGCGCGGCGATCCCGGGCGCCTACACGGGCGAAGGTCCGGGCGCGACGGGGGCTGCCGAGGCGTCCCGGGTGGGGCGGCTCGTGGAGCAGTCGAGCGGCTTCGAATACGGGACGGCACCCGGGCAGGACCCGGGCGCGGTCGAGCACGTCGTCCTGACCTACGACGACGCGCACGGCTTCAACTTCGCCGCGACCCGGTCGACCCGCTCGGTGACGGACGCGGTGGTGTCGACGCGGACGCCGCAGGCCCTGACGTCGACCCAGGCCGACCATTGGCTCCATGGTCTGGTGCAGCGTCAGGTCGAGACGGACCCGTCCGGCACACGGATCTACGGCGACGTGTCGTTCGGCTACACGCCCGAAGGGCGCGTCGCGACCGAGATCCGGGTGCAGGCCCGGCGCGACGGAGCGCTGCCGACGCCTCCCTTCGCCGCCAACGGGTTCGTGCAGCACTACGCGTACGACGCGGTGGGCAACCTCGTCTCGGAGACCGACGCGAACGGCCACACGATGCGCTTCTGCTACGACGGCCTGGCGCCTGCGGGGAGTGATTGCCCGCACGGCGTGGGCGCGGGGACCGTGCGCACCCGCACGCGGGACGCCGCGGGCGAATGGACGCTCTACGACCCTGATCCGGTCTTCGGCGTTTCCACCGGGATGCAGTCTCCCTACCGCGACGAACCTGCGACGCGAGCGATCCTCGACGACTTCGGTCGGGTAGTGGCCGAGTTCGCCACGCCCGACGGCGAGCCCGAGCAGCTGTTGGCGACCACCCACTTCGACGACTTCGCGATGCCGCCGACGTCCGAGCGCACGGTTCTCGTCGACGGGGCGGGCCTCGGGGACCCGATCGTCCGCTTCCAGGTCTCGGACGGCTTTGGTGGCACGTGGAAGTCCGTCGAGGAGGTTCCTGCCCAGGGCGGGTTGGCCCGCTACGTCTGCACGGCGACCTACGTCGATCCGGCGGTCCGGTCCTCGCGCCAGCTGGCGCCGCGGTCGAGTGGGCCCGACTGCGCGGGCATCAGCGGAGCGACCGAGGCGCCGGCGACCGTCACCGTGCACGACGCGGTCGGGCGGACGCTGCGCACCGAGACGCCCGATGGCGTGGCGCTGGCGCGCTTCGACGCAACCCTCGACTCGGTCGTCGCGCCCGATGGGGCGGTCGTGACGGCGACCGTGGACCGGGTGCTGACGAAGAACCCGAAAGGCGATGTCGAGGTGCGCCTGGTCGACGGCGAACGGGTCGCCGCGGTCCACGAGTGTCACAACCCCCCGGATCCGACCCTGGTGAGCCTCGGCGGCGTGGACTGCAGCACCCCCGACCGGACGCTCTACGGCTACGAGGCCGGTTCGCCCAAGGTGGTCTACGACCCACTCGCCGGGCCCGGCTACGACGATCCGCGTCACCGACTCGTCTACCACTACGACACGCTCGGTCGGGCCGTCGAAGTAGAGCACCCGGACGCCGGGACGTCCTTCAGCGAGTTCGACGGGAAGGGGAACCCGCTCTGGACGCGCAATGCACGACAGCAGACGCGCGCGTACCAGTACGACGTCCTGGATCGCCCGACCCTCATCACGACACCGGCCGGCGAAGCGGACGTGACCATCGCCTACCGCGCCGGGGAGCGTCAGTCGGGCATCGAGTCGACGTCGAGCTACAACAAGACGCTCTTCTTCGACGGGTTCGGGCGGCCGCGTCAGCGCATCCTTTTTCAGGACGGAGGCTGGCTCACGACCGACTACGAGTACGACCTCACCGGTCGTGTCACCTGGTCGAAGCACGGGGGCGTGCCCTCGGGTACCCACTTCGTCTACGACAAGGCGTACCTCACGCGCGTGTGTCGCGAACGCTGTGACAGTGCCGATGCGGTCCCCTATCTCGACACCGTGACCTATGACGACCTGGGTCGGCGGCGGTCGGTGGCGATGCCGGGCGGCACCCGGAGCTTCGCGTACGTCGAGGACCTGCTTCCTCCGCCTCTGCCTGCGGCACAGACGCGCCGGCTGGTGTCCGACCGCTTCACGAGCCAACACACGCCGTACACGGTCGAGCTCGCCTATCTGGGGTACGACGGCCTCGGCAACGTGACGAGCCTGGCCGTCTCGAGCGAGAACGGCGAGCTCGATGTGGCGAGCGAGTACGCCTACGACCACCGGAATCGCCTGAGCGCGTGGACCCGGAACGGGACGAGCCTGGCCTACGCGTACGATGCCCTGGGCAACCTGGTGACCCACGCGGGTGAGACCCAGGTGTTCGGGGTGCTGCCGGATCCACCCCACGCCGTTTCGTTCCGGCCGGCAGAGACCGGGCCCGGCGCGGCAGCCTACGACTACGACGCCTCGGGCAACGTGAGCGCGATCTCGCAGCCCGGGAAGGATCGTCACTATCGCTTCGATTCCGCGAACCGGCTGGTGTGCGTGGGAACGGCCGTCGGGCTCTGCAATGTCCTGTCGGTGCACTACGACCGGTCGGGGAATCGGTTGAAGGAGGTGGCGGGCGACGTCACCCGGCGCTTCGTCGACGGCCAACTCGTCCAGGAGGAACGGCCGGGCTACGAACGCGAGATCCGCGTCGAGGTGATGGCCTTCGGGGAGCGCGTGGCGTTCACCGACTGGCGCGGCGACCCGCCCGAGGCCTGGGTGGTCCAGGGACAGCGCGTTCCGCCGTGGCTGCCCTGGCTCCCGCTCGCAGTGCTCGGCGGCTGGGCGCTCTGGCTCGGCGTGCGCGGGGGACTGGTTCTCGGGGTGGTGCGGCGGCCTGGCTACGCGACGGTGGCGGGGCTCGTCGCCGCTCAGCTGGCGCTCCCGCTGCCCGTGTGGTCTGGCGGTGGCAGCGCACAGCTCCCGACCGATCGCTGGGTGATCTCGGACCGCATCGGAAGCGGGGTCGTGGTCATCGACGAGAACGGCGATCGGGTTCGGCACCTGCGCTTCGCACCCTATGGCCGGCTCGATGCGGAGGTGGACCTCGGTGCATCGGGGCGTCGCCACTACGCCGGCCATCCGCAGCAGGCCGAGACCGGCCTCACCTACATGCGCGCGCGCTGGCAGGATCCCCAGTCGGGAGGCTTCCTCTCGGTCGACCCGGTGTTCCGGGTGGGCGACCCGAAACGCATGAACGGATACACCTACGCCGAGGGAAACCCGCTGTCGCGGGTGGATCCGACCGGGCTCGAGGTGGCGCCGCGTTCGCGCCCGAAGCACTGGAACACCAGCCGCGGCTACGTCGGTCGCGGCGGGAGCCTGTTGGTGAGCGTCGGGGGCGGGAATGCCGGCGGCGGCTTCGGGCTGTTCGTGAAGAGCTGGGGGACCCAGCCCGCCGAGTACGCGGGCGGTGGCTACGACGGTCCCGACCGCTCGGATGGGGCAGGCCGGGGCCCGGCTCCGATCGAGGCGCTGGGGAGCTTCCTCGGGGGCCTCGTGAGCTTCCTGATCGGCGACAACTTCGGCGCCGCTTGGCGGCGCTCGGCGGTCGACCTGGTGAACGGGCGGTTCGGCCAGAGCACGCTCGGCCGTTGGCTGCCTCGCACGCTGGATTCGATCATCGGATACGTCCGGGGCCTGGAACCCGGCGACAGGTACTGGGCGCGGGAGGGGATGAACGGATGGCATGCGGGTACGAACGCGGCTCTCACCGGGTCTTTGGGACTCGTCGGTGCTCCGCTTCTACTCGCGGGAGGGGTGCTCCACGAGACGCCGCTGGATTTCAAATCGTTCGCGGCAGAGACACGACAGGGGATGGTCAACCATGCGCTTGACTCGGTCTCCGACATCGCGGCGAACATCGTCGGCATCTCTTTGGGGTTGGCGGTTCCGAGCACCTCCGTCGCGATAGACTTGGCGACGAGTATCGGGCACAAGATTCCCGGACCCGGGGAGATCGACCCCGCCTTTGGCGGAGCAGGCCACTACGCGGGCAATCCCGCGCACGCATGGGAGTGGTATCAGTGA
- a CDS encoding GDSL-type esterase/lipase family protein, with translation MRRAAQSANRRLLGLALTLVLLLGGGCASRVPSEIIYAAFGASDSVGIGAVPLKQGYVWQIRDALDRQVEDVRLLNLGIPAADARGIRDVLTLALRSGLRPDLVTLWTGTNDVIAGEDPDTFETHLEAILELLTEETEATIVVGDLPDLTMIPRFREEPNAFVTKARVDAFNAAIQRQVSRYEVLLVPMAASPVASQCVSSVDGFHPNNAGHRKIANLFLKVILPAIGLSDGV, from the coding sequence ATGCGACGAGCTGCCCAGAGCGCAAACCGGAGGCTCCTCGGCCTCGCCCTGACTCTGGTCCTGCTGCTCGGCGGCGGCTGCGCGTCACGCGTGCCGTCCGAGATCATCTACGCCGCCTTCGGCGCGAGCGATTCGGTGGGCATCGGCGCCGTCCCGCTGAAGCAGGGCTACGTCTGGCAGATCCGGGACGCCCTGGATCGCCAGGTCGAAGACGTCCGCCTGCTCAACCTCGGCATTCCGGCGGCGGATGCCCGCGGCATCCGAGACGTCCTGACCCTCGCTCTGCGCAGCGGGCTGCGCCCGGATCTCGTCACGCTCTGGACCGGCACCAACGACGTGATCGCCGGGGAAGACCCGGACACCTTCGAGACCCACCTCGAGGCCATCCTCGAACTACTCACCGAGGAGACGGAAGCCACGATCGTGGTGGGCGACCTCCCGGATCTCACGATGATTCCCCGCTTCCGCGAGGAGCCCAACGCGTTCGTGACGAAGGCCCGTGTCGACGCCTTCAACGCCGCGATCCAGCGCCAGGTGAGCCGCTACGAGGTGCTGCTCGTTCCCATGGCCGCTTCGCCGGTGGCCAGCCAGTGCGTCAGCAGCGTCGACGGCTTCCACCCGAACAACGCGGGTCACCGCAAGATTGCGAACCTCTTCCTGAAGGTGATCCTGCCGGCGATCGGGCTGTCGGACGGGGTGTAA